In Mercenaria mercenaria strain notata chromosome 13, MADL_Memer_1, whole genome shotgun sequence, a single window of DNA contains:
- the LOC123529166 gene encoding uncharacterized protein LOC123529166 produces MSTTDENLENAAEINHGREYSTENDTCMPSSAKESTIELQNSQFRSFESEEAPEDDAIEQTRERIRAFSSNIMTERSGLNRSSSEENASMTIRCDKHFGEVIKLYCERHDVVCCCICHAKHHSQCRESDIKYIPDVASGIGETDHTEKVLQCMSLISDAASDYQKRRIDELVLLDEDKNVIMQDIRQFTQTIVKKIEELEKASIEEVVKRHKALSRKISNDIAFLDDMIQKVMQERRIIAEHTGNSADLFILLNTGKNNNDENLKKLTDVQAHAERVGLCYSLCYSIESFFRDLEKLGELLEPVDVDETKFYNVKVSEDQNPCQITDITILQDDTFAITDYGNGKIKRLGQDFSVKQTVCITGGPCGITTTGESEVLVSLTLDKKLQFLSFGWFKTSLGDCINVNKYCRGVTYSGYTNKIYVACGGGDLLNEGPGEVRVYDRKGTFLKVYDTDQSRKPLFKHPVHMAISKSGSELFITDSKNGLIVIDNKGDKLYEVSVPFTKETSGICELDGDERLIITCKVSGNIVELVKQKNGVFRMMSEVSVTAGNPVSLAYLKSANSVVIISEKTDQICVKKLKPYN; encoded by the exons ATGTCGACCACAGACGAGAACTTAGAAAACGCTGCAGAAATAAATCATGGACGAGAGTATTCCACTGAGAATGACACTTGCATGCCATCTTCTGCCAAAGAAAGCACAATCGAGCTTCAAAACAGTCAGTTTAGAAGTTTCGAATCGGAAGAAGCGCCAGAAGATGACGCGATAGAACAAACACGAGAGAGGATTAGAGCATTTAGTTCGAATATCATGACTGAACGAAGTGGACTAAATCGGTCATCGTCCGAAGAAAATGCTTCAATGACTATAAGGTGTGATAAACATTTTGGAGAGGTGATTAAACTCTATTGTGAAAGACATGACGTAGTTTGCTGCTGTATATGCCATGCCAAACATCACAG cCAATGTCGTGAATCCGATATAAAGTACATTCCCGATGTCGCTAGCGGAATTGGTGAGACAGATCACACCGAGAAAGTACTGCAATGCATGTCATTGATCAGTGATGCTGCATCTGATTACCAGAAACGTCGGATAGATGAACTTGTTTTACTTGACGAAGACAAGAATGTTATAATGCAAGACATTAGACAGTTCACGCAGACAATAGtaaagaaaattgaagaactggAAAAAGCATCAATTGAAGAAGTTGTAAAACGACACAAAGCTCTCTCTAGGAAGATCAGCAATGACATTGCTTTTTTGGATGATATGATACAAAAGGTGATGCAAGAACGTCGTATTATTGCTGAACACACTGGAAATAGTGCGGACTTGTTCATTCTCTTGAATACTGGGAAGAATAACAATGATGAAAACTTAAAGAAGTTGACAGATGTTCAAGCTCATGCGGAGCGGGTAGGATTGTGTTACTCGCTTTGTTATAGTATTGAATCTTTCTTTCGGGATCTCGAGAAGTTAGGAGAATTACTCGAACCGGTAGATGTTGATGAGACGAAATTTTACAACGTAAAAGTAAGCGAAGACCAAAACCCCTGTCAGATAACAGATATCACCATACTCCAGGATGACACTTTTGCTATTACGGATTATGGAAATGGTAAGATAAAAAGGCTTGGTCAGGACTTCAGTGTGAAACAAACAGTATGTATTACTGGAGGCCCATGTGGTATAACAACAACGGGTGAAAGTGAAGTACTCGTGAGTCTAACTTTAGATAAAAAATTACAGTTTCTTTCGTTTGGTTGGTTCAAGACAAGTTTAGGTGattgtataaatgtaaacaaatactgCAGAGGTGTTACATATAGCGGCTACaccaataaaatatatgttgCATGTGGAGGCGGGGATTTGTTAAACGAAGGTCCAGGTGAAGTAAGGGTATACGACCGAAAAGGTACCTTTCTCAAAGTTTATGATACAGATCAGTCTAGAAAACCTCTCTTTAAACATCCAGTACATATGGCCATAAGCAAAAGTGGTTCAGAACTGTTTATTACTGACAGTAAAAATGGTCTTATAGTCATTGACAATAAAGGCGATAAGCTCTATGAGGTATCAGTACCATTCACAAAAGAAACGTCTGGAATTTGTGAGCTGGATGGCGACGAACGATTAATTATAACCTGCAAAGTTTCAGGCAACATTGTTGaactggtaaaacaaaaaaatggtgTTTTCAGAATGATGTCTGAAGTATCGGTGACCGCGGGAAATCCCGTTTCTCTTGCTTATCTTAAAAGTGCGAACTCTGTTGTGATTATCAGTGAAAAAACTGATCAGATATGTGTGAAAAAGCTCAAGCCATATAATTAA